One Setaria italica strain Yugu1 chromosome II, Setaria_italica_v2.0, whole genome shotgun sequence DNA segment encodes these proteins:
- the LOC101783580 gene encoding uncharacterized protein LOC101783580 isoform X4: MTDELLYTAPSSSPLPLISKNFGDDVSRCLHEIAASDESWVLSGHVSGPSDVFHTKDFQYLYINSRFVNRNPIHNMLNNLASSFHSSVTRRNEEIDVQSRKRQKTDIYPAFLLNFCCSRSSYDLHFEPTKTIVEFKDWQTVLLFFEQTVTNYWKKHALQSPKADRVCAGDTCVPRKNDVKLNKGLLRHHNVQNNEEYADFQNTKQKNAVRDTNSDDMSATRAPKDSRCFSFDTEPSIQHVSFSGRITNSPWPNDNVVSIDYKLGYKVMHSPERLNYWWLEDGPSQLDDDVSSVNPTGWKRQRTEGIFHECAYSGNFGMLEDVPTEGFLAHKQKSELIGSEVEMQEPCFGSLNRPNKMSSELVQNQTNIKAHTSGWDGLYVEFDKSNGDCLVNEATDTITDISYPEMWKLNDGFYHDDGNTSRGFCRVLRKCSTNKKLGTAAGCIEGLETDTVSQINFPDIHAVWNSDLMDRSSIEDTFRHFPHLSSLADTPCSYARTGLTLDKKSDKNFGSWSCENIDSSIRIALDRFSNVSSITCEGAKHLDNFDYEIQPLNYFNNDCSSTDQFVSEDDLIMWKPKFDTRFSADISPERSDNGCHLNVPSSNMANDSTLTQDLLNQHNLGLDQRSRLSKGSRSRSHSAPPFYRGKQKFSRLNEPLSKLATDGDKGICINNPKDNASRPVDVLPMSSTQPVPATDGSEFPDLNFSSNGFVKMFKDACSDRLEDSAARITKWRDDSGQHTASNLPHGPFGCYDDVLSISSGTLHLSCTSLVPECVDRNCFEEARVLLQLDKKFIPVISGNTILLVDQHAADERIRLEELRRKVLSEEGHVVTYLDSEEELCLPETGFQLFQKYAEQIQKWGWIISSDSNSSESFKKNMNILRRQTRLVTLVAVPCILGVNLTGKDLMEFIQQLDETDGSSAMPPAVLRILNFKACRGAIMFGDPLLPSECCLIIEELKATSLCFQCAHGRPTTVPIVNVASLHDELARHQMLSGRQAESWHGLAHQGPSLERAQMRLKQLRNLRRGL; encoded by the exons ATGACAG ATGAATTGCTATACACAGCTCCTTCATCATCCCCTTTGCCTCTTATATCAAAAAATTTCGGGGATGATGTCTCCAGATGTCTCCATGAGATAGCTGCCTCTGACGAGAGCTGGGTTCTTTCAGGGCACGTATCTGGACCTTCAGATGTGTTTCATACGAAG GATTTCCAATACTTGT ACATCAACTCAAGATTCGTGAATAGAAACCCAATTCATAATATGCTCAATAATCTGGCATCTAGTTTTCACTCTTCCGTTACAAGGAGGAACGAAGAAATTGATGTTCAGAGCAGGAAGAGGCAGAAGACCGATATCTACCCTGCTTTTCTACTGAATTTTTGCTGTTCTAGATCTAGCTACGATCTACATTTTGAGCCTACAAAAACCATTGTGGAATTCAAG GATTGGCAAACTGTCTTGCTTTTCTTTGAACAAACTGTCACAAACTACTGGAAGAAGCATGCACTGCAATCACCAAAAG CTGACAGAGTTTGCGCTGGTGATACCTGTGTGCCTAGGAAAAATGATG TGAAATTGAATAAGGGACTCCTAAGGCATCATAATGTGCAGAACAATGAAGAGTATGCTGACTTCCAAAACACTAAGCAGAAGAATGCAGTCAGAGATACAAACAGTGATGATATGAGTGCCACAAGAGCACCAAAGGACTCACGCTGCTTTTCTTTTGATACAGAGCCATCCATACAACATGTCTCCTTTTCTGGAAGGATCACTAATTCACCCTGGCCCAATGACAATGTTGTCAGTATTGATTACAAGTTAGGGTATAAGGTAATGCATTCTCCTGAAAGACTCAATTATTGGTGGTTAGAGGATGGTCCGTCCCAGTTAGATGATGATGTTTCAAGTGTTAACCCAACTGGTTGGAAAAGGCAAAGGACAGAAGGTATATTCCATGAGTGTGCATATTCTGGTAATTTTGGAATGTTGGAAGATGTACCAACTGAAGGGTTTTTAGCTCACAAACAAAAATCTGAGTTGATTGGTTCAGAAGTTGAAATGCAAGAACCTTGCTTCGGGTCTCTCAATAGGCCAAATAAAATGAGCTCCGAGTTGGTGCAAAATCAAACCAACATAAAGGCACACACATCTGGCTGGGATGGATTATATGTTGAGTTTGATAAATCAAATGGAGATTGCCTAGTCAATGAAGCTACAGATACAATCACAGATATTTCTTACCCTGAGATGTGGAAGTTGAATGATGGATTTTATCATGATGATGGTAACACCTCCAGAGGCTTCTGTAGAGTTTTGAGAAAGTGCAGCACCAATAAGAAGTTAGGGACTGCAGCTGGATGTATTGAAGGACTTGAGACTGATACTGTTAGCCAGATAAACTTCCCTGATATTCATGCTGTGTGGAACAGTGACTTGATGGATAGGTCTTCCATTGAGGATACTTTCCGTCATTTTCCTCATCTATCCTCGTTGGCTGATACACCTTGCAGTTATGCAAGGACTGGCTTGACACTTGACAAGAAATCAGATAAAAACTTTGGTTCTTGGAGCTGTGAAAATATTGACAGCAGTATTAGAATTGCTCTGGACAGGTTTAGCAATGTGTCATCAATAACATGTGAAGGAGCTAAACATTTGGATAACTTTGACTATGAAATACAGCCACTTAATTACTTCAATAATGATTGCAGTTCAACCGACCAGTTTGTTTCTGAAGATGACCTGATAATGTGGAAACCAAAATTTGACACGAGATTTTCAGCTGATATTTCTCCTGAGAGAAGTGATAATGGTTGCCATTTGAATGTCCCTTCTTCCAATATGGCAAATGACAGCACACTTACTCAAGATCTTCTGAATCAACACAACCTTGGACTGGACCAGAGATCCAGGCTTTCCAAGGGCAGTAGATCTAGGAGTCATTCTGCTCCACCATTTTATAGAGGGAAACAGAAATTCTCTAGATTAAATGAGCCACTGAGCAAATTGGCCACAGATGGTGATAAAGGCATCTGCATTAACAACCCCAAAG ACAATGCATCTAGACCTGTGGATGTCTTGCCTATGAGTTCAACCCAGCCTGTTCCAGCGACTGATGGCAGTGAATTTCCAGACTTAAATTTCAG CTCGAATGGATTTGTGAAAATGTTTAAAGATGCATGTTCTGACAGGCTTGAAGATTCAGCTGCTCGAATAACTAAATGGCGAGATGACTCTGGCCAGCATACA GCTTCGAACTTGCCACATGGTCCTTTTGGATGCTATGATGATGTACTGAGCATTTCTTCTGGGACCTTACATCTCTCTTGTACCTCGCTAGTTCCTGAATGTGTTGACAGGAACTGCTTTGAGGAGGCAAGGGTTTTGTTGCAGCTGGACAAGAAATTTATTCCCGTCATATCTGGGAACACTATCCTCCTTGTTGATCAG CATGCAGCTGATGAAAGGATACGTCTGGAGGAGCTTCGTAGAAAG GTTTTATCAGAAGAAGGCCATGTCGTCACTTACTTGGACTCTGAGGAGGAATTA tgtCTCCCTGAGACTGGTTTTCAATTGTTCCAGAAGTATGCTGAACAAATTCAGAAATGGGGCTGGATCATCAGCAGTGATAGCAATTCCTCTGAATCATTCAAGAA GAACATGAACATTCTGAGGAGACAAACCCGTCTCGTTACTCTTGTTGCT GTTCCATGTATTTTGGGTGTCAATTTGACAGGGAAAGATCTTATGGAGTTTATCCAGCAG CTTGATGAGACTGATGGGTCATCAGCTATGCCCCCAGCAGTTCTCCGTATTCTTAACTTCAAAGCTTGCAGAG GGGCGATCATGTTTGGTGACCCCTTGCTACCATCCGAATGCTGTCTGATTATTGAAGAACTGAAAGCAACATCTCTATGCTTCCAG TGTGCTCATGGGCGCCCGACCACGGTGCCTATTGTGAACGTTGCATCCCTCCATGATGAGCTGGCGAGGCACCAAATGCTGAGCGGAAGGCAGGCAGAGTCCTGGCACGGCTTGGCGCACCAAGGGCCCAGCCTTGAGCGCGCTCAGATGCGCCTCAAACAACTGAGGAACCTACGCCGTGGCCTATAG